One region of Intestinimonas massiliensis (ex Afouda et al. 2020) genomic DNA includes:
- a CDS encoding ABC transporter substrate-binding protein — protein MGTRLTALLLAGALILALSACAPAGEVLPPETTPTPTQTARPEPARAFTLPRSEGTLHPILSQDAANVALAGLVWEGLFALDGSFEPQPVLCQGYTVSEDGLTWTFTLRSGVTFSDGSPLTADEAAASLRLAMGESSRFSGRMGGVWSVTSQDGAVVVTLNRPNGALPALLDIPIVKGESEEPLGTGPYVVEGWGEDSRLTARSDWWQNKPLPVQTIPLYTVPEPDDLIYAFDAGDISLVSTDLTGTNALGFGGDYETWDYPTSTMLYVGFNCNAGACRDPAVRQALSRGLDRNSVAPALYARHAVASALPVHPAAACYDETAAAALDYAPQALADGLTAAGWSKGEDGLWARGRERLSLTFVVSTDNTFRLTAAEYLAGELTRAGIGVELQKLSWTDYQKALAQGDFDLYLGAVTLSADFDPTPLLSGALNYGRYWNADTNALTDAYRAAAGTARETAAAALWARLAQEAPFAVLCFQNQSVLTQWGMVSGLTPTQQNPFYGFAHWSVGSGG, from the coding sequence ATGGGAACGCGGCTGACGGCTCTGCTGCTGGCGGGGGCCCTGATCCTGGCTCTAAGCGCCTGCGCCCCGGCGGGGGAGGTCCTTCCGCCGGAGACCACCCCCACCCCAACCCAGACGGCCCGGCCGGAGCCGGCGCGGGCCTTTACTCTGCCCCGTTCGGAGGGGACCCTCCACCCCATCCTCAGCCAGGACGCCGCCAACGTGGCCCTGGCCGGCCTGGTGTGGGAGGGGCTGTTTGCCCTGGACGGCAGCTTCGAGCCCCAGCCGGTGCTGTGCCAGGGCTACACCGTCAGCGAGGACGGCCTCACCTGGACCTTTACCCTCCGCTCTGGCGTCACCTTTTCCGACGGCAGTCCCCTGACTGCTGACGAGGCGGCGGCCTCCCTGCGGCTGGCCATGGGGGAGAGCTCCCGGTTCTCCGGCCGGATGGGGGGCGTCTGGAGCGTGACCAGCCAGGACGGCGCGGTGGTGGTCACCCTCAACCGACCCAACGGGGCCCTGCCCGCCCTGCTGGACATCCCCATCGTCAAGGGGGAGAGCGAGGAGCCGCTGGGCACCGGGCCCTATGTGGTGGAGGGCTGGGGGGAGGACTCCCGGCTGACCGCCCGGTCGGACTGGTGGCAGAACAAGCCCCTGCCCGTCCAGACCATCCCGCTGTATACGGTGCCCGAGCCGGACGACCTGATCTACGCCTTCGATGCCGGGGACATCTCCCTGGTGTCCACCGACCTTACCGGCACCAACGCCCTGGGCTTCGGCGGCGATTACGAGACCTGGGACTATCCCACCTCCACCATGCTGTATGTGGGCTTCAACTGCAATGCGGGCGCCTGCCGGGACCCGGCGGTGCGGCAGGCCCTGTCCCGGGGCCTGGACCGGAACAGCGTGGCCCCCGCCCTCTACGCCCGCCACGCCGTGGCCTCCGCCCTGCCGGTCCACCCGGCCGCCGCCTGCTACGATGAGACGGCCGCCGCCGCCTTGGATTATGCCCCCCAGGCCCTGGCCGACGGCCTGACGGCGGCGGGCTGGTCCAAGGGCGAGGACGGTCTGTGGGCCAGGGGCCGGGAGCGCCTGTCTCTCACCTTCGTGGTCAGCACCGATAACACCTTTCGCCTGACGGCGGCGGAGTACCTGGCCGGGGAGCTGACCCGGGCCGGGATCGGGGTGGAGCTGCAGAAGCTCAGTTGGACCGACTACCAGAAGGCGCTGGCCCAGGGGGACTTCGACCTCTACCTGGGGGCGGTGACCCTCAGCGCCGACTTTGACCCCACGCCCCTGCTCAGCGGGGCGCTGAACTACGGGAGGTACTGGAACGCCGACACCAACGCCCTGACGGACGCCTACCGGGCGGCCGCCGGCACGGCCCGGGAGACGGCGGCCGCCGCCTTGTGGGCCCGGCTGGCCCAGGAGGCCCCCTTTGCCGTGCTGTGCTTCCAGAACCAGTCGGTGCTGACCCAGTGGGGCATGGTCTCCGGCCTGACCCCCACCCAGCAGAACCCCTTTTACGGCTTTGCACACTGGAGCGTCGGCTCCGGAGGATAA
- the pgeF gene encoding peptidoglycan editing factor PgeF, which yields MSFAETTKNGVTVTYSQGIAGAGGAVHAFSTRLGGVSTGIYASLNLGSTRGDDPDCVRENYRRFFQAAGADLTQVAMSNQVHGDVVRPVTSADRKRDLYDPEGYEADGLVTDLPGVSLVIFGADCLPILLYDPVRRVAAACHAGWRGTALGIAQRAVEKMGFYGSRPEDIRAAIGPGIAKCCFETHEDVPNAMTKALGVCATPYIEPIEGGRFKVDLKGLNAMRLKRAGLLEEHIDISPDCTACHPEKYWSHRATQGRRGSQAAVIQLL from the coding sequence ATGAGCTTTGCTGAGACCACGAAAAACGGAGTGACCGTTACCTATTCCCAGGGCATCGCCGGGGCCGGCGGGGCAGTCCATGCCTTTTCCACCCGGCTGGGCGGGGTGTCCACCGGCATCTATGCCAGCCTGAACCTGGGCTCCACCCGGGGGGACGACCCGGACTGTGTCCGGGAAAATTACCGGCGGTTCTTCCAGGCCGCAGGGGCGGACCTGACCCAGGTGGCCATGTCCAACCAGGTCCACGGAGACGTGGTGCGCCCGGTCACCTCCGCCGACCGGAAGCGGGACCTCTATGACCCGGAGGGGTATGAGGCGGACGGCCTGGTCACCGACCTGCCGGGGGTGTCCCTGGTAATCTTCGGGGCCGACTGCCTGCCCATCCTGCTCTACGACCCGGTGCGCCGGGTGGCGGCGGCCTGCCACGCGGGCTGGCGGGGCACCGCGTTGGGCATCGCCCAGCGGGCGGTGGAAAAGATGGGCTTTTACGGCTCCCGACCGGAGGACATCCGGGCCGCCATCGGTCCCGGCATCGCCAAGTGCTGCTTCGAGACCCACGAGGATGTGCCCAACGCTATGACCAAGGCCCTGGGCGTATGCGCTACCCCCTACATCGAGCCCATCGAGGGGGGCAGGTTCAAGGTGGATCTGAAGGGCCTCAACGCCATGCGGCTCAAGCGGGCGGGACTGCTGGAGGAGCACATCGACATCTCTCCCGACTGCACCGCCTGCCACCCGGAGAAATACTGGTCCCACCGGGCCACCCAGGGCCGGCGGGGCAGCCAGGCCGCGGTCATCCAACTGCTGTGA
- the secA gene encoding preprotein translocase subunit SecA: MGLLKKLFGTSSQRELKSIYPIVDKVEALEQEYAALTDAQLQAKTAEFKARYAGGETLDDLLPEAFATCREAAWRVLGMKPYRVQLVGGVVLHQGRIAEMKTGEGKTLVATLPAYLNALTGQGVHIVTVNDYLAKRDSEWMGKVYKFLGLTVGLVIHGVTGAEKHAAYDADITYGTNNEFGFDYLRDNMAIYKTEMVQRSHAFAIVDEVDSILIDEARTPLIISGQGEESTQLYTIVDSFVARLTGKKVASVDEKQEEDPNETADYIVDEKARTVTLTARGVAKAEQQFGLENLADPENTTLSHHINQAIRARGLMKRDIDYVVKDGEVIIVDEFTGRLMFGRRYSEGLHQAIEAKEHVTVARESKTLATITFQNYFRLYDKLSGMTGTAMTEEEEFGHTYNLDIVEIPTNKPLAREDHPDVVYKNEAGKYRAIIRQIEECHAKGQPVLVGTISIEKSELLSKLLQKKGIRHNVLNAKNHEKEAEIVAQAGKLGAVTVATNMAGRGTDIMLGGNAEYLAKAELRKAGMSDELIAEATGFADTQDQEVLDARKRYTEAESKYKNDIQSEADQVRQAGGLFILGTERHESRRIDNQLRGRAGRQGDPGESRFFLSLEDDIMRLFGSERVMGMMENLGVDEDTPIEQKMLSNAIETAQKKVESKNFQQRKNVLEYDDVMNTQREVIYKQRRQVLDGEDLKQSMLTMIHSVIETAVHGHMGERKHMDAESFRAAVAPFRGVFLTADELKLTDAELQDKDAEALVRLVEDRALDLYGKKEQALGAPLMRELERVMMLRVVDEYWMDHLDNMTELRQGIGLRAYGQNDPVVEYKREGYEMFEDMVAAIQEETVRRVFVVRVQANKVERKRVAKVTGESGGGDGTVKKQPVKKVVKIGRNDPCPCGSGLKWKKCTCKEYHSEDMQ; this comes from the coding sequence ATGGGTCTTTTGAAGAAGCTCTTTGGGACCAGCTCGCAGAGGGAGCTGAAATCCATCTATCCCATTGTGGACAAGGTAGAGGCGCTGGAGCAGGAATACGCTGCCCTCACCGACGCCCAGCTCCAGGCCAAGACCGCGGAATTCAAGGCGCGCTACGCCGGCGGCGAGACGCTGGATGACCTGCTGCCCGAGGCCTTCGCCACCTGCCGGGAGGCCGCCTGGCGGGTGCTGGGCATGAAGCCCTACCGGGTGCAGCTCGTCGGCGGCGTGGTCCTCCACCAGGGCCGCATCGCCGAGATGAAGACCGGCGAGGGCAAGACCCTGGTGGCCACCCTCCCGGCCTATCTCAACGCCCTCACCGGGCAGGGCGTCCACATCGTCACGGTCAACGACTACCTGGCCAAGCGCGACTCCGAGTGGATGGGCAAGGTGTATAAGTTCCTGGGCCTCACCGTGGGCCTGGTCATCCACGGCGTCACCGGCGCGGAGAAGCACGCCGCCTACGACGCCGACATCACCTACGGCACCAACAACGAGTTCGGCTTCGATTACCTGCGGGACAACATGGCCATCTATAAGACCGAGATGGTCCAGCGCAGCCACGCCTTCGCCATCGTGGACGAGGTGGACTCCATCCTCATCGACGAGGCCCGCACCCCCCTCATCATCTCCGGCCAGGGAGAGGAATCCACCCAGCTTTACACCATCGTGGACTCCTTTGTGGCCCGTCTGACGGGCAAGAAGGTGGCCAGCGTGGACGAAAAGCAGGAGGAGGACCCCAACGAGACCGCCGACTACATCGTGGACGAGAAGGCCCGCACCGTCACCCTCACCGCCCGGGGCGTGGCCAAGGCCGAGCAGCAGTTCGGCCTGGAGAACCTGGCCGACCCGGAAAACACCACCCTCAGCCACCACATCAACCAGGCCATCCGGGCCCGGGGCCTTATGAAGCGGGACATCGACTACGTGGTCAAGGACGGCGAGGTCATCATTGTGGACGAGTTCACCGGCCGCCTCATGTTCGGCCGGCGCTACTCCGAGGGCCTGCACCAGGCCATCGAGGCCAAGGAGCACGTCACCGTGGCCCGGGAATCCAAGACCCTGGCCACCATCACCTTCCAAAACTACTTCCGGCTGTATGACAAGCTCTCCGGCATGACGGGCACCGCCATGACCGAGGAGGAGGAGTTCGGCCACACCTATAATCTGGACATCGTGGAGATCCCCACCAACAAGCCCCTGGCCCGGGAGGATCACCCCGACGTGGTCTACAAGAACGAGGCGGGCAAGTACCGGGCCATCATCCGGCAGATCGAGGAGTGCCACGCCAAGGGCCAGCCCGTACTGGTGGGCACCATCTCCATCGAGAAGTCCGAGCTGCTGTCCAAGCTGCTCCAGAAAAAGGGCATACGCCACAATGTCCTCAACGCCAAGAACCACGAGAAGGAGGCCGAGATCGTGGCCCAGGCGGGCAAGCTGGGGGCCGTCACGGTGGCCACCAACATGGCCGGCCGCGGCACCGACATCATGCTGGGCGGCAACGCCGAGTATCTGGCCAAGGCCGAGCTGCGCAAGGCGGGCATGAGCGACGAGCTCATCGCCGAGGCCACCGGCTTTGCCGATACCCAGGACCAGGAGGTCCTGGACGCCCGGAAGCGCTATACCGAGGCCGAGAGCAAGTACAAAAACGACATCCAGTCCGAGGCCGACCAGGTGCGGCAGGCCGGGGGCCTGTTCATCCTGGGCACCGAGCGCCACGAGTCCCGCCGCATCGACAACCAGCTCCGCGGCCGCGCCGGCCGGCAGGGCGATCCCGGCGAGAGCCGGTTCTTCCTCTCCCTGGAGGACGACATCATGCGCCTGTTCGGCTCCGAGCGGGTCATGGGCATGATGGAGAACCTGGGCGTGGACGAGGACACCCCCATTGAGCAGAAGATGCTCTCCAACGCCATTGAGACCGCCCAGAAGAAGGTGGAGTCCAAGAACTTCCAGCAGCGCAAGAACGTGCTGGAATACGACGACGTGATGAACACCCAGCGCGAGGTCATCTACAAGCAGCGCCGCCAGGTGCTGGACGGGGAGGACCTTAAGCAGAGCATGCTCACCATGATCCACTCGGTGATCGAAACCGCCGTCCACGGCCACATGGGCGAGCGCAAGCACATGGACGCCGAGTCCTTCCGGGCCGCCGTGGCCCCCTTCCGCGGCGTATTCCTTACCGCTGACGAGCTCAAGCTCACCGACGCTGAGCTCCAGGACAAGGATGCCGAGGCGCTGGTCAGGCTGGTGGAGGACCGGGCCCTGGACCTCTACGGCAAGAAGGAGCAGGCCCTGGGCGCCCCCCTCATGCGGGAGCTGGAGCGGGTGATGATGCTCCGGGTGGTGGACGAGTACTGGATGGACCACCTGGACAACATGACCGAGCTGCGCCAGGGCATCGGCCTGCGGGCTTACGGCCAGAACGACCCCGTGGTGGAGTACAAGCGCGAGGGCTATGAGATGTTCGAGGACATGGTGGCCGCCATCCAGGAGGAGACGGTGCGCCGGGTCTTTGTGGTCCGGGTCCAGGCCAACAAGGTGGAGCGCAAGCGGGTGGCCAAGGTCACCGGCGAGTCCGGCGGCGGCGACGGCACCGTGAAGAAGCAGCCGGTCAAGAAGGTCGTCAAGATCGGCCGCAACGACCCCTGCCCCTGCGGCAGCGGGCTGAAGTGGAAGAAGTGTACCTGTAAGGAGTACCATTCCGAGGATATGCAGTAA
- a CDS encoding 2-hydroxyacid dehydrogenase, whose protein sequence is MKIVLLESLGVPEEVLNACAKPLTDAGHTFVAYPRDTDPQVQIARAGDADVIMIANMPLRGEVIAACPNLKYIDVAFTGVDHVDLEAARAKGVRVSNAAGYSTEAVAELSLGLMLSLLRNVPQVESRCRSGQTKDGLVGVELRGKTVGIVGVGAIGLRTAELCHAFGCRVLGYKRHVRGDEPAFVSFVSLDELLAQSDIVSLHCPLNDDSRGLIGRENIAKMKRGAYVINAARGPVVDSQALADALNSGYLAGAGIDVFEAEPPLDTAHPLLHSKNTIVTPHVAFASAESMEARCRIVFDNIRQWLAGEPANVVL, encoded by the coding sequence ATGAAAATCGTCCTGCTGGAATCCCTGGGCGTTCCGGAAGAGGTCCTGAACGCCTGCGCCAAGCCCCTGACCGACGCGGGGCACACCTTCGTCGCCTATCCCAGGGACACCGATCCCCAGGTGCAGATCGCCCGCGCCGGGGACGCCGACGTCATCATGATCGCCAACATGCCCCTGAGGGGGGAGGTCATCGCCGCCTGCCCCAACCTGAAGTACATCGACGTGGCCTTTACCGGCGTGGACCACGTGGACCTGGAGGCCGCCCGGGCCAAAGGGGTCCGGGTCTCCAACGCGGCGGGCTACTCAACGGAGGCGGTGGCCGAGCTGAGTCTGGGCCTGATGCTCTCCCTGCTGCGCAACGTGCCTCAGGTGGAGTCCCGCTGCCGCTCCGGCCAGACCAAGGACGGCCTGGTGGGGGTGGAGCTCCGGGGCAAGACGGTGGGCATCGTGGGTGTCGGAGCCATCGGCCTCCGGACCGCCGAGCTGTGCCATGCCTTCGGGTGCCGGGTGCTGGGCTATAAGCGCCATGTGAGGGGGGACGAGCCCGCCTTTGTCTCCTTCGTCTCCCTGGATGAGCTGCTGGCCCAGTCGGACATCGTCTCGCTCCACTGCCCTCTGAACGACGACTCCCGGGGCCTCATCGGCCGGGAGAACATCGCCAAGATGAAGCGGGGGGCCTATGTCATCAACGCCGCCCGCGGCCCGGTGGTGGACTCCCAGGCCCTGGCCGACGCGCTGAACAGCGGCTACCTGGCGGGCGCGGGCATCGACGTGTTCGAGGCCGAGCCTCCGCTGGATACCGCTCATCCCCTGCTCCACAGCAAGAACACCATCGTCACCCCCCATGTGGCCTTCGCCTCCGCCGAGTCCATGGAGGCCCGCTGCCGGATCGTCTTTGACAACATCCGGCAGTGGCTGGCCGGCGAGCCGGCCAACGTCGTCCTGTAA
- a CDS encoding DUF3298 and DUF4163 domain-containing protein yields the protein MRIRILPAVLALTLVLCACSPAPAESTPAPTPTPSPTPSESLPAPTPGELTWTDQVFQKTWTTEDGVQLMTARYVLPAAEHPENDPAWAIITEYFKGQGEAYLEQAEDTAGFAEGDYDIAQASNYDFSPYAEEASYTVTYQNDSVVSFVRSYYSNFGAAYPTVLQLSEQFNRYDGARLHFSDFFSDPEEARARVLKAIHAVTDPLEGYRSADVDRLFHEDNFYLTDEGFVFYYQSEAIAPHAAGIPEFTIPYTDLSDLTVR from the coding sequence ATGCGTATCCGAATCCTTCCCGCCGTTCTGGCTCTGACCCTGGTCCTGTGTGCCTGCTCGCCCGCCCCGGCGGAATCCACGCCTGCCCCCACGCCCACGCCGTCCCCCACCCCTTCCGAGAGCCTGCCCGCCCCCACGCCTGGGGAGCTGACCTGGACCGATCAGGTGTTTCAAAAGACCTGGACCACGGAAGACGGCGTCCAGCTCATGACCGCCCGGTATGTGCTGCCCGCCGCCGAGCACCCGGAGAACGATCCGGCCTGGGCCATCATCACCGAGTATTTCAAGGGGCAGGGGGAAGCCTATCTGGAGCAGGCTGAGGACACTGCCGGCTTTGCCGAGGGCGACTACGACATCGCCCAAGCCTCCAACTACGACTTCAGCCCCTACGCCGAGGAGGCCTCCTACACCGTCACCTACCAGAACGACAGCGTGGTCAGCTTTGTCCGCTCCTACTATTCCAACTTCGGCGCGGCCTACCCCACCGTCCTCCAGCTCTCCGAGCAGTTCAATCGGTACGACGGGGCCCGGCTCCACTTTTCCGACTTCTTCTCCGACCCGGAGGAGGCCCGCGCCCGGGTCCTGAAGGCCATCCACGCCGTCACCGACCCCCTGGAGGGCTACCGCTCCGCCGATGTGGACAGGCTCTTCCATGAGGACAACTTCTACCTTACCGACGAGGGCTTTGTGTTCTATTACCAGTCGGAGGCCATCGCCCCTCACGCGGCGGGCATCCCCGAATTTACCATTCCCTATACCGACCTGTCCGACCTGACGGTCCGCTGA
- the rlmD gene encoding 23S rRNA (uracil(1939)-C(5))-methyltransferase RlmD: MEPFRKNDVVRLDIERFGSAGEGVAHLPGGMVVFVAGALPGETCQVQLLKVGKTAAWGRMQQVCAPSSARRAPDCGSYPRCGGCQFRHADYAAELEAKRQKVADALQRIGGVDLPIPVILGADSTQRYRNKVQFPISAGKEGPRIGFYRARSHDVVDVEDCLLQPPEAAAIAAAVRAWMADSGVPAYDEAAHSGLVRHLFLRFAASGVLCCLVVNGEAVPDPDGLVDRLRRAAPGLTGVVLSVNRDRTNVVLGRRQITLWGRDWLEDTLCGLTFRISVPSFYQVNRAQTEVLYAKAAEFAALTGRETVLDLYCGIGTISLVMARTAGRVIGAEIVPAAVADAEANARRNGIRNAEFFCADAADAARRLAGEGLRPDVVCVDPPRKGLAAGVVETIAGMAPDRVIYVSCDPATLARDVARFAPLGYAPVQAVAVDLFPRTAHVETVCRLERGG; encoded by the coding sequence ATGGAACCGTTTCGAAAAAATGACGTCGTCCGCCTGGATATCGAGCGCTTCGGCTCCGCCGGGGAGGGCGTGGCCCACCTGCCCGGGGGCATGGTGGTCTTTGTGGCGGGGGCGCTCCCCGGCGAGACCTGCCAGGTGCAGCTCCTGAAGGTGGGCAAAACCGCCGCCTGGGGCCGGATGCAGCAGGTGTGCGCGCCCTCCTCCGCCCGCCGGGCTCCCGACTGCGGCAGCTATCCTCGGTGCGGCGGCTGCCAGTTCCGGCACGCGGATTACGCCGCCGAGCTGGAGGCCAAGCGGCAGAAGGTGGCCGACGCCCTCCAGCGCATTGGGGGCGTCGATCTCCCCATTCCCGTAATTTTAGGGGCCGATTCTACTCAACGTTATCGCAACAAGGTGCAGTTTCCCATCTCCGCCGGGAAGGAGGGCCCCCGCATCGGCTTTTACCGCGCCCGGAGTCACGATGTGGTGGACGTGGAGGACTGCCTGCTCCAGCCGCCGGAGGCGGCGGCCATCGCGGCGGCCGTGCGGGCCTGGATGGCCGACTCCGGCGTTCCCGCCTACGACGAGGCCGCCCACTCGGGGCTGGTGCGCCACCTCTTTCTCCGCTTCGCCGCCTCGGGCGTCCTGTGCTGCCTGGTGGTAAACGGGGAGGCCGTCCCCGACCCCGACGGACTGGTGGACCGGCTGCGCCGGGCCGCCCCCGGCCTTACGGGAGTGGTGCTCTCGGTGAATCGGGACAGGACCAACGTGGTCCTGGGGAGGCGGCAGATCACCCTCTGGGGCCGGGACTGGCTGGAAGACACCCTGTGCGGCCTGACCTTCCGCATCTCCGTGCCCTCCTTCTACCAGGTGAACCGGGCCCAGACGGAGGTGCTGTACGCCAAGGCGGCGGAGTTTGCCGCGCTCACCGGGCGGGAGACCGTGCTGGACCTGTACTGTGGCATCGGCACCATCTCGCTGGTGATGGCCAGGACTGCCGGACGGGTCATCGGTGCGGAGATCGTCCCCGCGGCGGTGGCGGACGCCGAGGCCAACGCCCGGCGCAACGGCATCCGGAACGCGGAATTTTTCTGCGCCGACGCCGCCGACGCCGCCCGCCGTCTGGCGGGGGAGGGCCTGCGCCCTGACGTGGTGTGTGTGGACCCGCCCCGGAAGGGCCTGGCCGCCGGCGTGGTGGAGACCATCGCCGGCATGGCGCCGGACCGTGTGATCTACGTTTCCTGCGACCCGGCCACCCTGGCCCGGGACGTGGCCCGCTTCGCCCCGCTGGGCTACGCCCCCGTCCAGGCCGTCGCGGTGGACCTGTTCCCCCGCACTGCCCACGTGGAGACGGTCTGCCGGCTGGAGCGCGGCGGCTGA
- a CDS encoding DUF3783 domain-containing protein yields the protein MAQNTEMVLFYAPDPADPAILRAKGIFFRMKVRLRPVSPDQLHQTVGHLAGLKDCPAREAPDPCPVVDQPMLVLCGFSASRLDTLLKHLRQAQVRFPYKAVLTATNRDWPLCDLYRELVEEHRQMSGQDPEG from the coding sequence ATGGCACAAAACACAGAAATGGTCCTTTTTTACGCCCCCGACCCCGCCGATCCCGCCATTTTGAGAGCAAAGGGAATCTTTTTCCGTATGAAGGTACGCCTGCGCCCGGTCTCTCCCGACCAGCTCCACCAGACGGTGGGACATCTGGCCGGGCTCAAAGACTGTCCCGCCCGGGAGGCCCCCGACCCCTGCCCTGTGGTGGACCAGCCGATGCTGGTGCTCTGCGGCTTTTCCGCCTCCCGGCTGGACACCCTGCTGAAGCATCTGCGGCAGGCCCAGGTCCGCTTTCCCTATAAGGCGGTGCTCACCGCCACCAACCGGGACTGGCCGCTGTGCGACCTGTACCGGGAGCTGGTGGAGGAGCACCGCCAGATGAGCGGCCAGGACCCGGAGGGCTGA
- a CDS encoding threonine/serine exporter family protein has product MDYDKLLTLTGELGYRLMMSGAEIYRVEESVRYLLGAYGVDTGEVFAIPNCLIVSLRASGQRPLTVVRRIPGHGTDIYRMEALNDLCRRLCQEVPDLDEAWVRLDRVLADHTQFPTAGQLFGYALGAAAFCLFFGGTLRDALCGGLCGLAIGASLLFMARLGTNLFFKTIAGGFVCALLAVALTVVGLGQHASLIITGAIMTLVPGIVITNFMRDIIAGDLISGLIKLAEALLTATGIALGTGLALALTRLIWGVV; this is encoded by the coding sequence TTGGATTACGACAAGCTGCTCACCCTGACCGGGGAGCTGGGCTACCGCCTGATGATGAGCGGGGCGGAGATCTACCGGGTGGAGGAGTCCGTCCGCTACCTGCTGGGCGCCTACGGCGTGGACACCGGCGAGGTATTCGCCATCCCCAACTGTCTGATCGTCAGCCTGCGCGCTTCGGGGCAGCGGCCCCTCACTGTGGTCCGCCGCATCCCCGGCCACGGCACCGACATCTACCGCATGGAGGCCCTCAACGACCTGTGCCGCCGCCTGTGCCAGGAGGTCCCCGACCTGGACGAGGCCTGGGTCCGGCTGGACCGGGTCCTGGCCGACCACACCCAGTTCCCCACCGCCGGGCAGCTTTTCGGCTACGCCCTGGGCGCCGCGGCCTTCTGTCTCTTCTTCGGCGGCACCCTGCGGGACGCCCTGTGCGGCGGCCTGTGCGGGCTGGCCATCGGGGCCAGCCTGCTGTTCATGGCCCGGCTGGGCACCAACCTGTTCTTCAAGACCATCGCCGGCGGCTTTGTCTGCGCCCTGCTGGCGGTGGCGCTCACCGTGGTCGGCCTGGGCCAGCACGCCAGCCTCATCATCACCGGCGCCATCATGACCCTGGTTCCCGGCATCGTTATCACCAACTTTATGCGGGACATCATTGCCGGGGACCTGATCTCCGGCCTCATCAAGCTGGCCGAGGCCCTGCTGACCGCCACAGGCATCGCCCTGGGCACCGGCCTGGCCCTGGCCCTGACCCGTCTGATCTGGGGGGTGGTGTAG
- a CDS encoding threonine/serine exporter family protein → MGLSDYLVPCLSAFAACLGFCIIFNIRAPGMVICSIGGGLSWLVYLLVGPLTGYSDLLQSFWAAVFLSAYSEGMARVRKCPVTGYLLVAFLPLVPGGGIYSTMEHALNGESSLFLSTGAHTLGVAGALAVGILMVSSLVRMYSALRRRRRSNL, encoded by the coding sequence ATGGGCCTTTCCGACTACCTGGTCCCCTGCCTGTCGGCCTTTGCCGCCTGTCTGGGCTTCTGCATCATCTTCAACATCCGGGCCCCCGGCATGGTCATCTGCTCCATCGGCGGGGGGCTGTCCTGGCTGGTCTATCTGCTGGTGGGCCCGCTGACGGGCTACAGCGATCTGCTCCAGTCCTTCTGGGCGGCTGTATTTCTCTCCGCCTATTCCGAGGGGATGGCCCGGGTACGCAAGTGCCCGGTGACCGGCTACCTGCTGGTGGCCTTCCTGCCCCTGGTCCCCGGCGGCGGCATCTACAGTACCATGGAGCACGCCCTCAACGGGGAGAGCAGCCTGTTTCTCTCCACCGGCGCCCACACCCTGGGGGTGGCCGGAGCCCTGGCGGTAGGCATCCTGATGGTGTCCTCCCTGGTCCGGATGTACTCCGCCCTGCGCCGCCGGCGGCGGTCCAACCTGTGA
- a CDS encoding YjjG family noncanonical pyrimidine nucleotidase, with amino-acid sequence MPRYDYVLLDADNTLFDFDLAEHKALGLTLAGHGIPFTPEAEQTYIDINTALWSKFDRGEISQGELVVERFSSFLRAVGRAGDPAELNRYYLSRLGEQGDLLPGAEALCRALATRCTLAIITNGVSSAQRGRFARSPIQDCISHLFISEDIGFHKPRREFFDAVLHDMGISDPGRAVVVGDTPGSDILGAKNAGLDAVWYNPKGRPARPDLSPVLIAANFDQIENFILDRGV; translated from the coding sequence ATGCCCCGTTACGACTACGTTTTGCTGGACGCCGACAACACCCTGTTTGACTTCGATCTGGCCGAGCACAAGGCCCTGGGTCTCACCCTGGCCGGCCACGGCATTCCCTTTACGCCGGAGGCCGAGCAGACCTATATCGACATCAACACCGCTCTTTGGTCCAAATTCGACCGCGGAGAGATCTCCCAGGGGGAGCTGGTGGTGGAGCGATTTTCCTCCTTCCTGCGGGCCGTGGGCCGGGCGGGCGACCCTGCGGAGCTCAACCGGTATTACCTCTCCCGCCTGGGAGAGCAGGGCGACCTGCTCCCGGGGGCGGAGGCGCTGTGCCGGGCCCTGGCCACCCGCTGCACCCTGGCCATCATCACCAACGGCGTCTCTTCTGCCCAGCGGGGCCGCTTTGCCCGCAGTCCGATTCAGGACTGCATTTCTCACCTTTTTATTTCGGAGGACATTGGATTCCACAAGCCCCGGCGGGAGTTTTTCGACGCCGTGCTCCACGATATGGGCATTTCCGACCCGGGCCGCGCCGTGGTGGTGGGCGACACCCCGGGCTCCGACATCCTGGGGGCCAAGAACGCCGGCCTGGACGCCGTCTGGTATAACCCCAAGGGCCGCCCCGCCCGCCCCGATTTGTCCCCGGTGCTGATTGCGGCAAATTTCGACCAGATCGAAAACTTTATCCTGGACCGGGGCGTCTAA